From a single Crateriforma spongiae genomic region:
- a CDS encoding glutamine--tRNA ligase/YqeY domain fusion protein yields the protein MTEHAETESPRPRKHFIETAIDEDLQAGKFEAVHTRFPPEPNGYLHIGHAKSICLNFGLAKNYGGTCNLRFDDTNPSKEETEYVESIQEDVRWLGFQWDELHYASDYFEQLYEWAERLIEKGKAYVCELSAEQTREYRGTLTEPGKNSPYRDRDPKENLDLFRRMKAGEFPDGSKTLRAKIDMASPNLNLRDPVMYRIMKAHHHRTGDRWCIYPMYDWAHGQSDSIEGISFSICTLEFENHRPLYDWYCDSLEIHHPRQIEFARLNLTYTVMSKRKLLQLVKEKHVGGWDDPRMPTISGLRRRGYTPESIRNFCADVGVAKFNSTIDVVRLENSIREHLNRVAPRRMAVMDPIKLTITNWPKDKVEMCSVINNPEDESAGKREVPFSGHLLIQQEDFREEAPRKFFRLKKGGAVRLRGAFIIDCHDVVKDDDGNVIEILCTYDPETRSGQDQSGRKVKGTIHWVSADHASEIEVRDYDRLFGVENPDAAEEGKTFLDYLNPESLTVRTAFVEPALAEAQIGDRVQFERVGYFVVDSDSKPGSLVMNRIVGLRDTWGKMEAKGKAN from the coding sequence ATGACCGAACACGCCGAAACGGAATCGCCGCGCCCACGCAAGCACTTCATCGAAACCGCGATCGATGAAGATCTTCAGGCGGGCAAATTCGAAGCCGTTCACACCCGGTTTCCACCGGAACCGAACGGGTATCTGCACATCGGTCACGCAAAAAGTATCTGCTTGAACTTCGGGCTCGCGAAAAATTACGGCGGCACCTGCAATCTGCGATTCGATGATACGAATCCCAGTAAGGAAGAAACCGAGTACGTCGAATCAATCCAGGAGGATGTCCGTTGGCTGGGGTTTCAGTGGGACGAACTGCATTATGCCAGCGATTATTTCGAACAGCTGTACGAATGGGCCGAGCGGCTGATCGAAAAGGGCAAAGCGTATGTCTGTGAATTGTCGGCGGAACAAACCCGCGAGTACCGCGGGACGCTGACCGAACCGGGGAAGAACAGCCCGTACCGAGATCGCGACCCGAAAGAAAACTTGGATCTGTTTCGGCGAATGAAGGCGGGGGAATTCCCCGACGGTTCGAAAACCCTGCGCGCCAAGATCGACATGGCGTCACCCAACTTGAACCTTCGCGATCCGGTCATGTACCGCATCATGAAAGCCCATCACCATCGCACGGGTGACCGGTGGTGCATTTACCCGATGTACGACTGGGCTCACGGTCAAAGCGATTCTATCGAAGGGATTTCGTTTTCCATTTGTACGTTGGAATTTGAAAACCATCGACCGCTGTACGATTGGTACTGTGACAGCCTTGAAATTCATCACCCGCGACAAATTGAATTCGCACGCTTGAATCTGACTTACACGGTCATGAGCAAGCGGAAACTGTTGCAACTGGTCAAAGAGAAACATGTCGGTGGCTGGGATGATCCACGCATGCCAACGATCAGCGGTTTGCGGCGACGTGGGTACACGCCCGAATCGATCCGAAATTTTTGTGCCGATGTTGGCGTTGCAAAGTTCAACAGCACCATCGATGTCGTGCGTTTGGAAAACTCGATCCGCGAACATCTGAATCGGGTTGCTCCGCGACGGATGGCCGTCATGGATCCGATCAAGTTGACCATCACCAATTGGCCGAAAGACAAGGTTGAAATGTGTTCGGTGATCAACAACCCCGAAGACGAATCGGCCGGTAAGCGTGAAGTGCCCTTCAGCGGTCACTTGCTGATACAGCAGGAAGACTTTCGCGAAGAAGCGCCCCGGAAATTCTTTCGACTTAAGAAAGGCGGCGCGGTGCGTTTGCGCGGGGCATTCATCATCGATTGTCACGATGTGGTCAAAGATGATGACGGAAATGTCATCGAGATTCTGTGTACCTATGATCCGGAAACCCGATCCGGCCAAGATCAATCAGGGCGCAAGGTCAAAGGAACGATTCACTGGGTCAGTGCGGATCATGCGAGCGAAATCGAGGTGCGTGACTATGACCGGCTATTCGGTGTGGAAAATCCGGATGCAGCGGAGGAAGGCAAGACTTTTTTGGACTACCTGAATCCCGAATCTTTGACGGTTCGCACGGCGTTTGTGGAACCCGCTCTGGCCGAGGCTCAAATCGGTGATCGAGTCCAGTTTGAACGCGTCGGATACTTCGTCGTCGATTCCGATAGCAAGCCCGGGAGCCTGGTCATGAATCGCATCGTCGGATTACGTGACACCTGGGGCAAGATGGAAGCCAAGGGAAAGGCGAACTAA
- a CDS encoding sensor histidine kinase, with protein MEFTHRRIVVIDDDSLDREQIVRLLGSDFQILSADSARQGLDHCQKQNPDCVLLDYRLPDADGIATLQKITPSGIPVIMLTGEGDEEVAATAIKSGAFDYFAKKRLDKVRLHSAIQRAIEHADLRRRLSRTRQELEDLVGMATSELKTPLEDIERTLRTALVDMADDGSVRSRSLVSRSADTANDLRMMVHQLLHQTQVDEDQETLGWVDMNEAVAIATERLVDSIQDSGAKIRYGDLPTIWGDRSNLIQLIQNLLSNAIKFCEAETPLIDVRAESKSGQWLLTVSDNGIGIPIHESEDIFVPLKRLYSNDEYPGHGLGLAACRKITQQHGGRIWLQESDFSGSVFCIALPDRSVEMPING; from the coding sequence ATGGAATTCACGCACCGACGAATCGTGGTGATCGACGACGATTCGCTGGACCGGGAACAGATCGTTCGCTTGCTGGGATCAGATTTTCAGATCCTGTCGGCCGATTCCGCACGTCAGGGTCTGGACCACTGCCAAAAACAAAACCCCGATTGCGTCTTGCTGGACTATCGTCTGCCCGATGCCGACGGGATCGCCACGCTGCAGAAAATCACACCCAGCGGTATCCCGGTGATCATGTTGACCGGGGAAGGTGACGAGGAGGTTGCCGCCACGGCGATCAAATCGGGCGCGTTTGACTATTTTGCCAAGAAGCGACTGGACAAAGTACGGCTTCATTCAGCCATTCAGCGTGCGATCGAACATGCCGACCTACGTCGCCGCCTGTCTCGCACGCGTCAGGAGCTCGAAGACCTGGTCGGGATGGCGACTTCGGAGCTGAAAACGCCACTGGAGGATATCGAACGGACGCTGCGGACGGCTTTGGTCGACATGGCCGATGACGGTTCGGTCCGGTCACGATCATTGGTGTCCCGATCCGCCGACACGGCCAATGATCTTCGCATGATGGTACATCAATTGCTTCATCAGACCCAAGTGGATGAAGACCAGGAAACGCTGGGCTGGGTCGACATGAACGAAGCCGTTGCGATTGCGACGGAACGCTTGGTCGATTCGATCCAAGACTCCGGCGCAAAGATCCGTTACGGCGATTTACCCACGATTTGGGGTGACCGTTCCAACTTGATTCAGTTGATCCAAAACCTGTTGTCCAATGCCATCAAGTTTTGCGAAGCAGAGACACCGTTGATTGATGTCCGAGCAGAATCGAAATCGGGACAGTGGCTGTTGACCGTTTCGGACAACGGCATCGGCATCCCGATTCATGAATCGGAAGACATCTTCGTTCCGTTGAAACGACTGTATTCCAACGACGAATACCCGGGCCACGGGCTGGGCTTGGCCGCGTGCCGAAAGATCACGCAGCAACACGGCGGCCGCATATGGCTGCAAGAAAGTGATTTCAGTGGATCGGTATTCTGCATCGCCTTGCCGGACCGATCCGTAGAGATGCCCATCAACGGCTAA
- the recA gene encoding recombinase RecA: MAKKPRTATAAASKGVKLDPGMKTVLEKEPGLKTTLQQIEKTFGEGAIMPLGASQHLQVAGIPTGSLSLDMALGGQGIPRGRIIEVFGPESSGKTTLALHIGAEAQKTGGIAAIIDAEHAFDPSWAKKLGVELDSLLVSQPSSGEEAMQICEMLVKSNAVDVIIVDSVAALVPKAELEGEIGDSHVGLQARLMSQSMRKLTGAIAKSKSAVVFINQIREKVGVMFGSPETTPGGRALKFYCSCRIDVRRIGSLKDGEEQVGQRVRAKIVKNKVAPPFRVAEFDMMHSNGISFEGDLLDLGTTHKVVNRSGSWFKYGETYLGQGKEKARNFLIENPDVRDEIKQKVLAAGGYAAPLDDAGEGETETAAKDESAVAENS, from the coding sequence ATGGCCAAGAAACCGAGAACTGCGACCGCTGCTGCGTCCAAGGGTGTGAAATTGGATCCCGGCATGAAGACGGTTTTGGAAAAGGAGCCGGGGCTGAAGACCACGCTGCAACAGATCGAAAAGACCTTCGGTGAAGGTGCGATCATGCCGCTGGGTGCGTCACAGCATCTTCAAGTCGCCGGGATCCCCACGGGAAGCTTAAGTTTGGACATGGCCTTGGGCGGCCAGGGAATCCCGCGTGGGCGGATCATTGAAGTGTTTGGGCCGGAATCCAGCGGTAAAACAACACTGGCGCTGCACATCGGTGCGGAAGCGCAAAAGACCGGCGGCATCGCAGCGATCATCGACGCCGAACACGCGTTCGATCCTAGTTGGGCCAAAAAGCTGGGCGTCGAACTGGACAGCCTGCTGGTCAGCCAACCCAGCAGCGGCGAAGAAGCGATGCAAATTTGCGAAATGCTGGTCAAAAGCAATGCGGTCGACGTGATCATCGTCGACTCGGTCGCCGCTTTGGTTCCGAAGGCGGAATTGGAAGGTGAAATCGGTGACAGTCACGTCGGCTTGCAAGCTCGGCTGATGAGCCAGTCGATGCGTAAGCTGACCGGTGCGATCGCCAAGAGCAAATCGGCCGTGGTGTTCATCAACCAGATCCGTGAAAAGGTCGGTGTGATGTTCGGCAGCCCAGAAACCACCCCCGGCGGTCGTGCCCTGAAATTCTACTGCAGTTGCCGAATCGATGTCCGACGCATCGGATCATTGAAAGACGGCGAAGAACAGGTCGGCCAACGGGTTCGCGCCAAGATCGTAAAGAACAAGGTCGCGCCGCCGTTCCGCGTGGCCGAATTCGACATGATGCACAGCAACGGCATCAGCTTCGAAGGCGACCTGCTGGACCTGGGAACCACTCACAAAGTGGTCAACCGCAGCGGATCATGGTTCAAGTACGGTGAAACCTACTTGGGACAGGGCAAAGAAAAGGCACGAAACTTTTTGATCGAAAACCCGGACGTGCGAGACGAGATCAAACAGAAAGTGCTGGCCGCCGGCGGTTACGCGGCACCGTTGGATGATGCGGGCGAAGGTGAAACCGAAACCGCAGCAAAGGACGAATCCGCGGTTGCCGAGAACAGCTAG
- the gltX gene encoding glutamate--tRNA ligase, with amino-acid sequence MRTRFAPSPTGYLHIGGVRTALFNWLLARQSGGQFILRIDDTDAGRNVNEAIQPILDGFRWLGMDWDEGPEVGGPHEPYYQSQRAERHRQAAEQLLASGHAYRDFSRPEELQQQREAAQKEGKPFIYDRRWMAADDAAAAAFEAEGRTAVVRLKMPREGQCVINDLIRGEVVVDWASEQDHVIQRADGSCLYHLANVVDDHDFEITHVVRAAEHLPNTARQVFILESLGYPRPQYAHLPYVAEPGGTAKLSKRKLDKYTKNKGFADLLNHGRQIADACSIATDADTFNPVIVDFYREIGFLPSAVLNYLLLLGWSLDGETEKFDRQQMIDQFTLDRVNKAPASFDPQKLVAFQADAFAALSIDDRLQQVAPFAIAAGFVDSDDDPLLKTVVQAADDRLKIAGDIVQFGYCFTDDYTVDQKAFEKRVVNAEGAAERLAKLKEDFLDADAFDHDTIAEIVKAFCDRESIKLKDIIHSLRLATTGQPGGFGMFETLAILGQERTCSRMDAAIAKASA; translated from the coding sequence ATGCGTACCAGGTTCGCCCCCAGCCCGACCGGCTATCTGCACATTGGTGGTGTTCGCACCGCACTGTTCAACTGGTTGCTGGCCCGCCAGTCTGGCGGACAGTTCATCCTGCGAATTGACGACACCGACGCCGGACGAAACGTCAACGAAGCGATTCAACCGATCCTGGACGGCTTTCGTTGGCTTGGCATGGATTGGGACGAGGGTCCGGAAGTCGGCGGTCCCCATGAACCGTACTATCAATCCCAACGGGCGGAACGTCATCGCCAGGCTGCGGAACAGTTGCTGGCATCCGGCCATGCCTATCGTGATTTTTCGCGCCCCGAAGAATTGCAGCAACAACGTGAGGCGGCCCAAAAAGAAGGCAAGCCCTTCATTTATGACCGTCGTTGGATGGCCGCCGACGATGCGGCGGCGGCAGCATTCGAAGCCGAAGGACGCACGGCGGTGGTGCGGCTGAAAATGCCTCGTGAGGGCCAGTGCGTGATCAACGATTTGATACGCGGCGAAGTGGTGGTCGATTGGGCCAGCGAACAGGATCACGTGATCCAGCGCGCCGATGGCAGCTGTCTGTATCACTTGGCCAACGTCGTGGACGACCATGACTTTGAAATCACTCACGTCGTCCGGGCTGCCGAACACTTGCCCAACACGGCACGACAGGTCTTCATTTTGGAAAGCCTGGGCTATCCGCGACCGCAATACGCGCACTTGCCCTATGTGGCCGAACCCGGTGGGACCGCCAAATTGAGCAAACGCAAACTGGATAAGTACACCAAGAACAAGGGCTTTGCGGATCTACTGAATCATGGACGTCAGATCGCCGACGCCTGTTCCATCGCGACCGACGCCGACACCTTCAATCCGGTGATCGTGGATTTCTATCGCGAGATCGGTTTTTTGCCGTCGGCCGTGCTGAATTACCTGTTGCTGTTGGGCTGGTCGCTTGACGGTGAAACGGAAAAATTCGACCGCCAGCAGATGATCGACCAATTCACGCTGGACCGAGTCAACAAAGCACCCGCATCGTTCGATCCGCAAAAGCTGGTGGCTTTCCAGGCCGACGCGTTCGCCGCACTTTCGATCGACGACCGCTTGCAGCAAGTCGCACCGTTTGCGATTGCAGCCGGATTTGTCGATTCAGACGACGATCCGTTGCTGAAGACCGTGGTACAAGCAGCCGATGATCGCTTGAAGATCGCCGGCGATATTGTCCAGTTCGGCTACTGCTTCACCGATGACTACACGGTTGATCAAAAAGCGTTCGAAAAACGTGTGGTCAATGCGGAGGGGGCGGCCGAGCGGCTGGCAAAGTTAAAAGAGGACTTTCTGGACGCTGATGCATTCGATCACGACACCATCGCGGAAATCGTCAAAGCGTTCTGCGACCGTGAATCCATCAAGCTGAAAGACATCATCCACTCGCTCCGTTTGGCCACCACCGGCCAGCCCGGTGGTTTTGGCATGTTTGAAACGCTGGCCATTCTCGGTCAAGAACGTACGTGCAGCCGAATGGATGCCGCGATCGCCAAGGCATCAGCCTAG
- a CDS encoding response regulator, whose protein sequence is MNAVNENPYSAVQILLVEDDDIDAEAIGRAFRKAKIANPTHRVCDGMEALEVLRGNAASAISHPYLVLLDLNLPRLDGIGFLREIRADGSLKGTIVFVLTTSDDDADKIAAYDEQIAGYMVKSRAGKDFMNLINMLDHYWRVVEFPPEKLDGT, encoded by the coding sequence ATGAACGCGGTAAACGAAAACCCATACTCGGCAGTCCAAATCTTATTGGTCGAAGACGACGACATCGATGCGGAGGCGATCGGCAGAGCGTTTCGCAAAGCCAAGATTGCCAATCCGACGCACCGTGTTTGTGATGGGATGGAAGCCCTGGAAGTCCTTCGGGGCAACGCGGCGAGTGCGATCAGTCATCCCTACTTGGTACTGCTCGACTTGAACCTCCCCCGCTTGGATGGCATTGGATTCCTACGCGAAATCCGCGCCGATGGGTCACTAAAGGGAACCATCGTATTTGTGTTGACAACATCGGATGATGACGCCGATAAGATTGCAGCGTACGACGAGCAGATTGCCGGCTATATGGTGAAGTCCCGCGCCGGCAAGGACTTCATGAACTTGATCAATATGCTGGATCACTACTGGCGGGTCGTCGAATTCCCGCCGGAAAAGCTGGACGGAACCTGA
- a CDS encoding c-type cytochrome encodes MSTKQLKLFVPASLLCGLAVLVTGCRETPPTTFDPNFVHAMKYQIREEIPMDQPMDDTFWILTEMFGTPDQPKLPAFVAEEEDFASLVSMDNLMKASGDPGTPGRGLYQKHCATCHGVSGDGRGATSSVVVPYPRDYRKGVFKFTSTPRGVKPLREDLARLIRNGIEGTAMVKINELTEEDVQALTDYVIYLSWRGELERSIIDEAVLSGDWAFDEGDRIIVPEDRDLGEPPAGLSDEQLDEFETRVENFEYGWELAEELAMDIADSWLEAEDEVVEVPEPPSDFPVTDSYEEYVQVKNSDQSAALADSVQRGREVFLGKIAACSTCHGKTGQGDGQTTDYDDWTKDWTLKIGLKPDDRDSLIPLLARGALAPVNAKPRNFSTGVFHGGESASDLYLRITQGIDGTPMPAATFVDGEFEEVDVWHLINFIRSLEDQAQMESQTPTEDPQAEAPTA; translated from the coding sequence ATGTCGACCAAGCAATTGAAACTGTTCGTACCCGCATCCCTGCTTTGCGGCCTGGCCGTTCTGGTGACAGGTTGTCGCGAGACTCCACCGACGACGTTTGACCCAAATTTTGTCCACGCGATGAAGTATCAGATCCGTGAGGAGATCCCGATGGATCAGCCCATGGATGATACGTTTTGGATTCTGACCGAAATGTTCGGCACGCCGGACCAGCCCAAGTTGCCCGCATTTGTGGCTGAGGAAGAAGATTTTGCTTCGCTGGTGTCGATGGACAACCTGATGAAAGCGTCAGGCGATCCCGGAACACCGGGCCGAGGTCTTTATCAAAAGCATTGTGCCACGTGTCACGGTGTCAGCGGCGACGGTCGTGGTGCGACCAGCAGCGTCGTGGTGCCCTACCCCCGTGATTATCGCAAGGGCGTGTTCAAGTTCACGTCGACCCCGCGCGGTGTGAAGCCGCTGCGGGAAGACCTGGCGCGATTGATCCGGAACGGAATCGAGGGCACCGCCATGGTCAAAATCAACGAACTGACCGAGGAAGATGTTCAAGCACTGACCGACTATGTCATCTATCTGTCTTGGCGTGGCGAACTGGAACGCAGCATCATCGATGAAGCCGTCTTGTCGGGTGACTGGGCGTTCGACGAAGGCGATCGAATCATCGTCCCTGAAGACCGCGATCTTGGCGAACCGCCGGCCGGGCTAAGCGACGAACAGCTGGACGAATTCGAAACCCGCGTCGAAAACTTTGAATATGGCTGGGAACTTGCCGAGGAACTGGCGATGGACATTGCGGATTCTTGGTTGGAAGCCGAGGACGAAGTCGTCGAAGTCCCTGAGCCACCCAGTGATTTTCCGGTCACCGATAGCTACGAGGAATACGTTCAGGTCAAGAACAGCGATCAATCCGCCGCGTTGGCCGACAGCGTACAACGAGGTCGCGAGGTCTTCCTGGGCAAGATTGCTGCCTGCAGCACATGTCACGGAAAGACCGGTCAGGGTGATGGCCAAACCACCGACTACGATGACTGGACCAAGGATTGGACGCTGAAGATTGGGCTGAAGCCTGACGATCGTGATTCACTGATTCCCTTGTTGGCACGCGGGGCCCTGGCACCGGTGAACGCGAAGCCGCGAAACTTCTCGACCGGTGTTTTCCACGGCGGCGAATCGGCCAGCGATCTGTACCTTCGCATCACCCAAGGGATTGACGGCACGCCCATGCCCGCGGCAACTTTCGTCGATGGCGAATTCGAAGAGGTTGATGTATGGCACTTGATCAACTTCATTCGGTCATTGGAAGACCAGGCACAGATGGAATCGCAAACGCCGACGGAAGATCCTCAGGCGGAAGCGCCCACGGCTTAG